From one Marmota flaviventris isolate mMarFla1 chromosome 1, mMarFla1.hap1, whole genome shotgun sequence genomic stretch:
- the S1pr5 gene encoding sphingosine 1-phosphate receptor 5, with protein MESGLLRPAPVSEVIVLHYNYTGKLRGARYQPGAGLRADAVVCLAVCAFIVLENLAVLFVLGRHPRFHAPMFLLLGSLTLSDMLAGAAYAINILLSGPLTLRLSPALWFAREGGVFVALAASVLSLLAIALERHLTMARRGPAPAASRGRTLAMAIAAWSVSLLLGLLPALGWNCLGRLEACSTVLPLYAKAYVLFCVLAFVGILAAICALYTRIYCQVRANARRLRARPGASKGTSTRSRRTPRSLALLRTLSVVLLAFVVCWGPLFLLLLLDVACPARACPVLLQADPFLGLAMANSLLNPIIYTLTNRDLRHALLRLVCCGRRPCSRGPSSVQLSESAPGASGGLRRCLPQDLDPSSSRSERSSPQRDGLDSSGSNAPTAPRTLVPEPVAD; from the coding sequence ATGGAGTCAGGGCTGCTGCGACCAGCGCCGGTGAGCGAGGTCATTGTCCTGCATTACAATTACACCGGCAAGCTACGCGGAGCGCGCTACCAGCCCGGCGCAGGATTGCGTGCAGACGCTGTGGTGTGCCTGGCGGTATGCGCATTCATCGTGCTAGAGAACTTGGCGGTGTTGTTCGTGCTCGGGCGCCATCCGCGCTTCCATGCTCCCATGTTCCTGCTCCTGGGCAGCCTCACACTGTCTGACATGCTAGCAGGTGCTGCCTACGCCATTAACATCCTACTGTCCGGGCCACTCACGCTGCGATTGTCACCTGCGCTCTGGTTCGCTCGTGAAGGAGGCGTCTTTGTGGCGCTTGCCGCGTCGGTGCTGAGCCTCCTGGCCATTGCACTCGAGCGCCATCTCACCATGGCGCGCCGGGGACCCGCGCCCGCTGCCAGTCGAGGGCGCACACTGGCGATGGCCATCGCAGCTTGGAGCGTGTCGCTGCTCCTCGGGTTACTGCCCGCGCTCGGCTGGAACTGTCTGGGTCGCCTGGAGGCTTGCTCCACTGTGCTGCCGCTCTACGCCAAGGCCTACGTGCTCTTCTGCGTCCTCGCCTTCGTGGGCATCCTGGCGGCCATCTGTGCACTCTATACGCGCATCTACTGCCAGGTACGAGCCAATGCACGGCGACTGCGAGCACGACCAGGGGCTAGCAAAGGCACCTCCACCCGCTCGCGCCGCACACCACGATCCCTGGCGCTGCTGCGCACACTCAGCGTGGTACTCCTGGCCTTCGTGGTGTGTTGGGGCCCTCTCTTTCTGCTGCTGTTACTAGACGTGGCATGCCCCGCCCGCGCCTGTCCTGTGCTCCTGCAGGCCGACCCCTTCCTGGGCCTGGCCATGGCCAACTCGCTTCTGAACCCCATCATCTACACGCTCACCAACCGTGACCTGCGTCATGCGCTCCTGCGCCTTGTCTGCTGCGGCCGCCGTCCCTGCAGCCGAGGCCCGAGCAGTGTCCAGTTATCTGAAAGCGCTCCTGGGGCTTCAGGCGGCCTGCGCCGCTGTCTACCCCAGGACTTGGACCCCAGCTCCAGCCGCTCTGAGCGCTCATCGCCCCAGAGAGATGGACTGGACTCCAGCGGCTCCAATGCGCCCACAGCTCCTCGGACCCTGGTACCCGAACCGGTAGCAGATTGA